The window GATCCCGTCCTCGGTAGAGAACGCTTCCCGCGGTCACCTCGTAGCCCTCGCGGCCGGCGAGCACGTTCGCGAGCGTGCTCTTGCCGGAGCCGTTCGGACCCATCACCGCGTGCACCTCGCCGGCGCGAACGATCAGATCGAGACCCTTCAGGATCTCCTTCCCTTCCACGCGCGCGTGCAGATTCCGGATCTCGAGCATCAAGCCTCCGTGCCTATCCGACCGCGCCTTCGAGCGTGACCGAGAGGAGCTTCGAGGCCTCGACCGCGAACTCCATCGGCAGCTCGCGGAAGACCTCCTTGCAGAAACCGTTCACGATCATCGAGACGGCGTCCTCGCTTCCCAGGCCGCGCTGCAGGCAGTAGAAGAGCTGGTCTTCGCTGATCTTGCTGGTGGTGGCCTCGTGCTCGACCCGCGCGCTCGCGTTGCGAACGTCCAGATATGGGAAGGTGTGTGCGCCGCAGCGGTCCCCGATCAGGAGCGAGTCACACTGCGAGTGATTTCGCGCTCCTCTCGCCTTCTGGTGGACTTCGACCAGGCCTCTGTAGGTCTGCTGGCCCCGGCCGCAGGAGATACCCTTCGAGACGATCGTGCTGCTCGTGTTCTTGCCGATGTGGATCATCTTCGTGCCGGTGTCGGCCTGCTGGCGGTGGTTCGTCACCGCAACCGAGTAGAATTCCCCGACCGACTCGTCGCCCTGCAGGATGCAGCTCGGGTACTTCCAGGTGATCGCCGATCCCGTCTCGACCTGCGTCCAGCTGATCTTCGAGCGCCGCCCGCGGCACGCGCCGCGCTTGGTCACGAAGTTGTAGATGCCGCCGCGGCCCTCTTTGTCCCCGGGGTACCAGTTCTGCACCGTCGAGTACTTGACCGTGGCGCCCTCGAGCGCCACCAGCTCGACGACCGCGGCGTGAAGCTGGTTCTCGTCGCGCATCGGAGCGGT is drawn from Deltaproteobacteria bacterium and contains these coding sequences:
- the sufB gene encoding Fe-S cluster assembly protein SufB, with protein sequence MSRNPELGALAEREYEAGFVTDVESETVAPGLDPEVIRRISEKKGEPGWLLDWRLRAFARWSEMREEDARWANVSFPKIDYQAISYYSAPKPRKKLDSMDEVDPEIRATFEKLGIPLSEQKMLAGVAVDAVFDSVSVATTFRSKLAELGIIFCSFSDAVKSHPELVRKYLGSVVPYSDNYFATLNSAVFTDGSFVYIPPGVRCPMELSTYFRINEAKTGQFERTLIIADEGAYVSYLEGCTAPMRDENQLHAAVVELVALEGATVKYSTVQNWYPGDKEGRGGIYNFVTKRGACRGRRSKISWTQVETGSAITWKYPSCILQGDESVGEFYSVAVTNHRQQADTGTKMIHIGKNTSSTIVSKGISCGRGQQTYRGLVEVHQKARGARNHSQCDSLLIGDRCGAHTFPYLDVRNASARVEHEATTSKISEDQLFYCLQRGLGSEDAVSMIVNGFCKEVFRELPMEFAVEASKLLSVTLEGAVG